A single genomic interval of Sebastes umbrosus isolate fSebUmb1 chromosome 9, fSebUmb1.pri, whole genome shotgun sequence harbors:
- the LOC119493893 gene encoding protocadherin gamma-A11-like, whose protein sequence is MATRGSRSVRWRLPLFRCQVGLLILLSYVGDRVAGQIRYSIPEEMKKGSLIGNVAQDLGLDLKRLRSGRARIVTGENIQYTELKTDKGTLVVNERIDREQLCGDVTPCSFSFEIILENPIELHRVMVEILDVNDHSPVFRNNHVRMEISESAVIGSRFVLESAEDPDVGVNGLQNYVLSTSVNFVLKQHANPDGSKFAEIILQKPLDREEQPHLSFKLIAVDGGTPQRSGTVNIDITVLDANDNPPVFNQSVYRATVLENATSGTHVITVNATDADSGSNGVVTYAFSNLKGNVADMFNIDKTTGKITVSGQIDFEKDKKHEIRVEAKDQGGLTDLSKVIIDIVDVNDNAPVLNVMSFSSPVSEDVPIGSTIAVFNAKDADSERNGQIMCTIDKNFPFKITSSLTNYYSLVSDTAFDREKTPEYNITITATDSGSPPLSSAIQLHLTISDINDSPPLFDKLMYNAQITENNSPGMSIITLSAHDSDWNQNARISYILEDTQVGGFPISTYVSMNSETGVLSAIRSFDYEQIKQLQLVVKAQDGGSPPLSSNVTVKLMIQDQNDNPPQVLYPVQTGGSLVAELVPRSADVGYLVTKVVAVDVDSGQNAWLSYKLQKATDRALFEVGLQNGEIRTIRQVTDKDAVKQRLTVIVEDNGQPSRSATVIVNVAVADSFPEVLSEFTDFTHDKEYNDNLTFYLVLALAVVSFLFITCLVVIISVKIYRWRQSRVLYHSSLPVIPYYPPRYSDTLGTGTLQHVYNYEVCRTTDSRKSDCKFGGAGSQNVLIMDPSSTGTMQRIQSEKSILDEPDSPLEVRCNTQSI, encoded by the exons ATGGCGACCCGAGGCTCTAGAAGTGTAAGATGGCGACTCCCTTTATTTCGATGTCAAGTGGGATTACTCATTTTGCTCAGTTATGTGGGTGATAGAGTGGCTGGACAGATTCGCTATTCTATAccagaggagatgaagaaaggGTCCCTGATTGGTAACGTAGCACAAGACCTCGGTCTGGATCTGAAGAGGCTCCGTTCTGGCCGGGCTCGTATCGTGACCGGAGAAAACATCCAGTACACCGAGCTGAAGACAGACAAAGGGACGCTGGTAGTGAATGAGAGAATAGACCGAGAGCAGCTTTGCGGAGACGTCACACCGTGCAGTTTCAGCTTCGAAATTATTTTGGAAAATCCAATTGAGTTGCATCGTGTAATGGTCGAAATATTGGATGTAAATGACCATTCGCCTGTGTTTAGAAATAACCACGTACGCATGGAAATAAGCGAGTCTGCTGTAATCGGCTCTCGCTTCGTGTTGGAAAGTGCGGAGGACCCAGACGTAGGTGTTAATGGactacaaaattatgttttaagcACAAGCGTCAATTTTGTCCTGAAACAACACGCTAACCCAGACGGCAGTAAATTTGCAGAAATCATCCTACAGAAGCCTCTAGACAGAGAGGAGCAACCCCACCTCTCCTTTAAGCTGATAGCAGTGGACGGGGGAACACCGCAGAGATCTGGTACagtaaatattgatatcaccGTGTTAGATGCCAATGATAACCCTCCAGTATTCAATCAGTCTGTGTACAGGGCTACTGTCTTAGAAAATGCAACATCAGGGACTCACGTTATAACCGTAAATGCCACAGACGCTGACAGTGGATCAAACGGTGTGGTGACGTATGCATTTTCTAATTTGAAAGGAAACGTGGCTGACATGTTTAACATCGACAAGACGACTGGTAAAATAACGGTTTCCGGACAAATCGATTTTGAAAAggacaaaaaacatgaaataagaGTTGAAGCTAAAGATCAGGGGGGGTTGACGGATCTCAGTAAGGTAATAATCGATATTGTTGATGTTAATGATAATGCACCAGTTCTAAACGTCATGTCCTTTTCTAGTCCTGTGTCTGAGGATGTTCCAATAGGCTCCACTATAGCTGTTTTTAATGCTAAAGACGCAGACTCTGAAAGAAATGGGCAGATCATGTGTACAATAGATAAgaattttccttttaaaataacATCCTCTTTGACTAATTACTACTCACTCGTTTCAGATACAGCTTTTGACCGTGAAAAAACACCAGAATATAACATTACTATTACTGCAACAGATTCAGGTTCCCCGCCTCTGTCAAGTGCCATACAGTTGCACCTTACTATTTCTGACATTAATGACAGTCCCCCCTTGTTTGATAAATTAATGTATAATGCacaaattacagaaaataattccCCTGGAATGTCAATAATCACTCTCAGCGCACACGACTCTGACTGGAATCAAAATGCGAGAATATCTTATATCTTGGAAGACACGCAAGTCGGTGGTTTTCCAATCTCTACGTATGTATCCATGAACTCTGAAACTGGAGTTCTTAGTGCGATTCGTTCCTTTGATTATGAGCAAATTAAACAGCTTCAGCTAGTAGTCAAAGCGCAGGATGGAGGTTCCCCTCCACTCAGTAGCAACGTGACTGTGAAATTAATGATTCAGGATCAGAACGACAACCCCCCTCAGGTCCTGTACCCAGTCCAGACTGGTGGCTCTCTGGTGGCTGAATTGGTGCCTCGTTCAGCAGATGTGGGCTATCTGGTCACTAAAGTGGTGGCTGTTGATGTGGACTCTGGACAGAATGCCTGGCTCTCCTATAAACTGCAGAAAGCCACAGACAGGGCGCTGTTTGAAGTGGGCTTACAGAATGGAGAAATAAGAACTATCCGCCAAGTCACTGATAAAGATGCTGTGAAACAAAGACTGACTGTTATAGTGGAGGACAACGGGCAGCCCTCTCGTTCAGCTACAGTCATTGTTAACGTGGCGGTGGCGGACAGCTTCCCTGAAGTGCTGTCTGAGTTCACTGACTTTACACACGACAAGGAGTACAATGACAACCTGACTTTTTACTTAGTGTTGGCTCTGGCTGtagtctccttcctcttcatcacgtGTTTAGTGGTTATTATATCAGTGAAGATCTACAGGTGGAGACAGTCTCGCGTCCTGTATCACTCCAGTCTCCCTGTGATTCCATATTATCCACCACGTTACTCAGACACTTTGGGGACTGGGACTCTCCAACACGTGTACAACTACGAGGTGTGCAGGACGACTGACTCCAGAAAGAGTGACTGTAAGTTCGGAGGAGCCGGTAGTCAGAACGTGCTGATAATGGACCCCAGTTCTACAGGGACGATGCAGCGGATACAGAGTGAGAAGAGCATCCTGGATGAACCAGACTCTCCTCTAGAG GTGAGGTGCAATACGCAAAGTATTTAG